A genomic stretch from Lathyrus oleraceus cultivar Zhongwan6 chromosome 2, CAAS_Psat_ZW6_1.0, whole genome shotgun sequence includes:
- the LOC127123726 gene encoding uncharacterized protein LOC127123726 translates to MVTENNSNRVGLILSSTNSIRVFLSGASNDPTLSSQLRQTSSELLIQSKIPYEPLRAVWISSDPSTRPELIRLLSGTGFVFSSPKPREKSEELKARLKKLEDLAERKAYKELVKDIAPKEDVQEPFSSYKDQLGFGKFCSFLSTMNDHLAYQSSFLSS, encoded by the exons ATGGTTACTGAAAATAACTCCAACCGGGTCGGGTTGATCCTATCCAGTACCAATTCCATTCGAGTTTTCCTTTCCGGAGCCTCCAACGATCCCACTCTCTCCTCTCAACTCCGGCAAACTTCCTCCGAACTCCTCATCCAATCCAAAATACCGTACGAGCCACTTCGTGCTGTCTGGATCTCCTCTGATCCATCCACCAGACCCGAATTGATCAGACTCTTATCCGGGACCGGCTTCGTCTTCTCAAGCCCTAAGCCCAGAGAAAAG AGTGAGGAATTGAAAGCAAGGTTAAAAAAGTTGGAAGATTTAGCTGAGAGGAAAGCATATAAGGAGCTTGTTAAGGATATTGCACCAAAGGAAGATGTTCAAGAACCTTTCTCCTCTTACAAGGATCAATTAGGATTCGGTAAATTTTGTTCTTTTCTATCTACTATGAATGATCATTTAGCATATCAATCAAGTTTTCTGTCTAGTTAG